A region from the Sphingobacteriales bacterium genome encodes:
- a CDS encoding YicC family protein, whose translation MMLKSMTGFGSAVHETDKFTIKAEIKTLNSRNFDFKSKLPPKYFSKEIDIQSIIENSVVRGKTDFLLQIKYNDPYQNIRNINKDIADAYFSEISSLFDKWQQPKDQAARIVFTFPDVFSNEPAENGIDEEEWEETLRCLRNAISKLDNYRLIEGKKLENQIIEYINKLVELKGKITQLAKERITNITEKLRQRISEVSQLLNSDRLEQEIIYYVEKLDITEEIDRLEAHLSYFREVMMNEENSGRKLTFISQEIGREINTIGSKANDHGIQKIVVEMKEELEKIKQQLANIL comes from the coding sequence ATGATGCTAAAATCAATGACAGGTTTCGGAAGTGCTGTACACGAGACAGACAAGTTTACCATAAAAGCTGAAATTAAAACCCTCAACAGCCGGAATTTTGATTTTAAATCAAAACTTCCACCAAAATATTTTTCAAAAGAAATTGATATACAATCTATTATTGAAAATTCTGTTGTCAGGGGAAAAACAGATTTCCTGCTTCAGATTAAATACAATGATCCTTACCAGAATATCAGAAACATCAATAAAGATATTGCAGATGCCTATTTTTCAGAAATTTCAAGCTTGTTTGATAAATGGCAACAACCAAAAGACCAGGCTGCAAGAATAGTTTTCACCTTCCCTGACGTGTTTTCAAATGAACCCGCTGAAAACGGAATTGATGAAGAAGAATGGGAAGAAACTCTCAGGTGTCTGAGAAATGCCATTTCAAAACTGGATAATTACCGGCTCATTGAAGGAAAAAAACTTGAAAATCAGATAATTGAGTATATCAACAAATTAGTGGAATTAAAAGGAAAGATCACTCAGCTGGCAAAAGAAAGGATCACTAATATCACCGAAAAACTCAGACAAAGGATATCAGAAGTTTCTCAACTGCTCAACTCCGACAGGCTGGAACAGGAGATCATATATTATGTTGAAAAACTGGATATTACAGAAGAAATTGACCGGCTTGAGGCTCACCTGAGCTATTTCAGGGAAGTGATGATGAACGAAGAAAACTCAGGCCGAAAGCTCACTTTCATTTCTCAGGAAATAGGCAGGGAAATCAATACGATTGGCTCAAAAGCCAATGATCACGGAATACAGAAAATTGTGGTCGAGATGAAGGAAGAGCTTGAAAAAATCAAACAACAACTGGCAAACATACTTTAA